From one Caldichromatium japonicum genomic stretch:
- a CDS encoding chemotaxis protein CheW: protein MMAELASTRDPLELILDQQRLAEREETSETIPSIQLVIFALGDRIQALPGPQVREILPPSTIYPVPGCPPAFAGVMRVRGEILPMIRLSELLQIKPAQPSHPGVILRIQGSRQIEGQPLQGGLSVDRVLDVLDLPAEQLRPPPETLAEPLRHCARAVLPIADQTAILLETDALFDIALCEMGPAR, encoded by the coding sequence ATGATGGCAGAGCTGGCAAGCACTCGCGATCCGCTTGAATTGATCCTCGACCAGCAACGGCTGGCTGAAAGGGAGGAGACCTCTGAGACCATCCCCTCCATCCAGCTGGTCATCTTTGCCCTAGGCGACCGGATCCAGGCCCTGCCTGGCCCTCAGGTTCGCGAGATCCTGCCGCCTTCGACCATCTACCCTGTACCGGGTTGTCCGCCGGCCTTCGCGGGGGTCATGCGCGTGCGCGGCGAGATCCTGCCTATGATCCGACTCAGCGAACTTCTCCAGATCAAGCCGGCCCAACCGAGCCACCCAGGGGTCATCCTGCGGATCCAGGGCTCGCGACAGATTGAGGGCCAACCCCTACAAGGCGGGCTGAGCGTTGATCGGGTCCTGGATGTCCTGGACCTCCCAGCTGAGCAGCTTCGGCCACCCCCTGAGACCCTTGCAGAACCGCTGCGCCATTGCGCACGCGCTGTCTTGCCGATCGCCGATCAGACGGCGATCCTGTTGGAGACCGACGCCCTATTCGATATCGCCTTGTGCGAGATGGGCCCAGCCAGATGA
- a CDS encoding GGDEF domain-containing response regulator — MADWVSGVGSLLQPELPIQASVSEITDRRLIDRLTSCLVPEPYHILIVDDDPDVAQFYAMILESAGMHTRISATPEQIPSILEGFDADLVLMDLYMPSCSGLELAQVLRQIPGYLSLPIIYVSSETNVRRQFKALEVGADGFITKPVEPERLVTEVSLRPERMRTLRSLMIRDSLTGLFNHNTILQLLKVTLASCQRTGTPLCLAMLDIEHFKSVNDTYGHPIGDQVLMAPGRTLRLRLRESDIIGHYGGEEFTVIMTGVGLGCAKTLIDGLRESFASIAFQADGHVFHCTFSGGLAAFPEQLSASELIKAADRALYYAKRAGRNRVFNAHLDLIGDDGRAGKHSRSA; from the coding sequence GTGGCCGACTGGGTTTCTGGTGTCGGCTCCCTCCTACAGCCCGAGCTACCGATCCAAGCGAGCGTCTCAGAGATCACCGATCGGCGGCTCATCGATCGCCTGACCAGCTGTCTGGTCCCCGAGCCCTATCACATCCTCATCGTCGATGACGACCCTGATGTCGCCCAGTTCTACGCCATGATCCTGGAATCCGCAGGGATGCATACCCGGATCTCGGCCACCCCCGAACAGATCCCGAGCATCCTCGAGGGCTTCGATGCCGATCTGGTCTTGATGGATCTCTATATGCCGAGCTGCTCAGGGCTGGAGTTGGCACAGGTGCTGCGCCAGATACCAGGCTATCTGAGCCTGCCGATCATCTATGTCTCTTCCGAGACCAATGTCCGCCGTCAGTTCAAGGCCCTGGAGGTCGGCGCCGACGGCTTCATCACCAAGCCGGTGGAGCCTGAGCGCCTGGTGACCGAGGTCAGCCTGCGCCCCGAACGCATGCGCACCCTGCGTTCGCTGATGATCCGCGACAGCCTGACTGGCCTGTTTAATCACAATACCATCCTGCAATTGCTGAAGGTGACCCTGGCCTCTTGTCAGCGCACCGGCACCCCCCTGTGTCTGGCGATGCTCGATATCGAGCATTTCAAATCGGTCAATGATACCTATGGGCACCCCATCGGCGACCAGGTCTTGATGGCGCCTGGGCGCACCCTGCGTCTGAGATTGCGCGAGTCAGACATCATCGGGCACTATGGCGGCGAGGAGTTTACAGTGATCATGACGGGGGTGGGGCTTGGGTGCGCCAAGACCCTGATAGATGGCCTGCGCGAAAGCTTCGCCTCCATCGCCTTCCAGGCCGATGGTCACGTCTTCCATTGCACCTTCAGCGGCGGACTGGCCGCCTTCCCCGAACAGCTGAGTGCCTCGGAGCTCATCAAGGCCGCCGACCGGGCGCTGTATTATGCCAAGAGGGCGGGGCGCAATCGCGTCTTCAACGCCCATCTCGATCTGATAGGCGATGATGGCAGAGCTGGCAAGCACTCGCGATCCGCTTGA
- a CDS encoding winged helix-turn-helix domain-containing protein: MSIPDYQSLMLPLLRFAADGNDHTTREAVEVLATEFQLTPAERNELLPSGQQPIFNNRVGCANSYLKKAGLLESPRRGALRITARGKMGGSVTRVVSPVILLLEFVMFVVFVWPAKPFSANPLLQRDAPQAARP; encoded by the coding sequence ATGTCCATTCCTGACTATCAATCGTTGATGTTGCCGCTCCTTCGATTTGCTGCTGACGGCAATGACCACACCACACGCGAGGCCGTAGAGGTTCTCGCTACTGAATTTCAACTCACGCCAGCCGAACGCAATGAACTTCTGCCGAGTGGTCAGCAACCAATTTTCAATAATCGAGTGGGGTGTGCCAATTCCTATCTCAAGAAAGCGGGGCTCTTGGAGTCGCCGCGTAGAGGGGCGCTTCGCATTACTGCACGAGGTAAAATGGGCGGCTCCGTCACCCGCGTGGTTTCGCCGGTCATTCTCTTGCTTGAGTTCGTTATGTTTGTTGTCTTCGTTTGGCCTGCGAAACCCTTTTCCGCTAACCCCTTGCTCCAGCGGGACGCGCCGCAAGCGGCGCGCCCCTGA
- a CDS encoding phage integrase N-terminal SAM-like domain-containing protein — translation MYKSGGQCAYHRLKSGNHLNHMVSFVLSPDITPSVSPDAPRPPKLLDLVRARLRTKHYSIRTYVFWIRRFIYFHDKRHPRDMGAPEVEAFLSDLVVNGRVAASTQNQALSALLFLYREVLEIQLPWLDNITRAKPSQRLPVVLTPAEVRAVLDRNSHEDEFARQIWLDREPLWQPK, via the coding sequence GTGTATAAATCCGGCGGACAGTGTGCCTATCATCGTTTGAAGTCAGGCAACCATCTGAATCATATGGTTTCATTTGTGCTTTCTCCCGATATTACACCTTCTGTTTCGCCCGACGCCCCCAGACCGCCCAAACTGCTCGACCTGGTGCGCGCGCGGCTGAGGACGAAACATTACTCCATCCGTACATATGTCTTTTGGATAAGGCGCTTCATCTATTTTCACGATAAGCGTCATCCGCGCGATATGGGCGCGCCGGAGGTGGAGGCGTTCTTGAGCGATCTGGTGGTGAATGGCCGCGTGGCGGCTTCGACGCAGAACCAGGCGCTGTCGGCGCTGTTGTTCCTGTATCGCGAAGTGCTGGAAATCCAGTTACCGTGGCTCGACAACATCACGCGCGCCAAGCCTTCGCAGCGCCTGCCGGTGGTACTGACGCCGGCCGAGGTACGCGCCGTGCTCGACCGGAATAGCCACGAAGACGAATTCGCTCGGCAGATTTGGCTAGATAGAGAGCCACTATGGCAGCCGAAGTGA
- a CDS encoding response regulator codes for MTELLDLSGPQPLDPQASWLVILIQSGLSRLALIVERLLDEGDFLILPLPPAMRGQPLVAGLVVLGDESLVSMLKAQTLIERAHRLQGAQPRAGAKEQGLSVPHILVVDDSSNTREIEREILESQGWRVTVAADRLKGWQKPLVDCFDAVVTDLDMPGLDGFSLTECLRAHERYRHTPSSWSPPIKTMLTSSAASRSAPMPISSRATSISRA; via the coding sequence TTGACTGAGCTTCTAGACCTCTCAGGACCTCAGCCACTCGACCCCCAGGCCAGCTGGCTGGTCATCCTGATCCAGTCCGGGCTGAGCCGTCTGGCTCTGATCGTCGAGCGTTTGCTCGACGAAGGTGATTTCCTCATCCTCCCCCTACCGCCAGCGATGCGCGGCCAACCGCTGGTTGCCGGTCTCGTGGTCCTGGGCGATGAGTCCTTGGTCAGTATGCTTAAGGCCCAGACCCTGATCGAGCGGGCGCACCGCCTCCAAGGGGCGCAGCCCAGAGCGGGCGCCAAGGAACAGGGACTGAGCGTGCCGCATATCCTGGTCGTCGATGACTCGTCCAACACGCGTGAGATCGAACGTGAGATCCTGGAATCTCAGGGGTGGCGGGTCACCGTCGCCGCGGATAGACTAAAGGGTTGGCAGAAGCCCTTGGTCGATTGCTTCGACGCCGTGGTCACCGACCTCGATATGCCGGGTCTTGATGGATTCTCCCTCACAGAATGTCTGCGCGCCCATGAGCGTTATCGACACACCCCATCGTCATGGTCACCGCCCATCAAGACCATGTTGACAAGCAGCGCTGCATCGAGGTCGGCGCCGATGCCTATATCATCAAGGGCGACTTCAATCAGTCGAGCCTGA
- a CDS encoding CheR family methyltransferase, with the protein MFLIKNVLEPSEPGGLKGQDLIFLRNVSIYFDPPTRRRALERLKGLLVPGGYLLVGSTETLANDLGVLRLCEREGVFLFVNQPPDSQGQGEGSGIRFPPEGQGPDQGVPLEDAGSRRQVNPTLVTPPLDPCQSGLPGSVQTAEDHGSNRRVPTWQHPAIHPPSVERGNKEGISEPTLRDAARIRQQALALAQAERYAETLEEIEPLCVAPDLHPEDLVFKGGLLFTQGRLAEAERLAKQLLAADPWELGALLLLNRICQVQGRIEEAIVWLRRAIYHRPDTWTAHFQLAEVYRAAGQVEQARREYRVVLGQLERPALQLSAGLELIGLPALPLGDVRELCRSCLERLKDPEV; encoded by the coding sequence GTGTTTCTTATCAAGAATGTACTAGAACCCTCTGAGCCCGGGGGGCTGAAAGGACAGGACCTCATCTTCCTTCGCAATGTCTCGATCTATTTCGATCCACCGACCCGCAGACGCGCCCTCGAACGGCTCAAGGGGCTGCTGGTCCCTGGCGGCTACCTGCTGGTCGGCTCAACCGAGACCCTGGCCAATGACCTGGGGGTCTTAAGGCTCTGTGAACGCGAGGGGGTGTTTCTGTTTGTCAATCAGCCCCCTGACTCTCAGGGACAGGGCGAGGGCTCAGGGATAAGGTTCCCCCCAGAGGGTCAAGGGCCAGACCAGGGGGTGCCGCTGGAAGACGCAGGATCAAGGCGGCAGGTCAACCCAACCCTTGTGACACCGCCTCTGGACCCATGTCAGAGCGGTTTGCCGGGGTCTGTGCAGACAGCCGAAGACCATGGATCCAACAGGCGAGTGCCCACCTGGCAGCACCCCGCTATCCATCCTCCATCGGTCGAGAGGGGAAATAAAGAAGGGATCAGCGAGCCGACCTTAAGGGACGCCGCTAGGATCCGCCAGCAGGCGCTTGCCCTCGCCCAGGCCGAGCGTTATGCCGAGACCTTGGAGGAGATCGAACCGCTGTGTGTTGCCCCTGATCTACACCCCGAGGACCTGGTCTTCAAGGGGGGACTGTTGTTCACCCAGGGGCGACTAGCAGAGGCCGAGCGCTTGGCCAAGCAGCTCCTGGCAGCGGACCCTTGGGAGCTCGGGGCCCTGCTGCTCCTTAACCGGATCTGTCAGGTGCAGGGCCGCATTGAGGAGGCCATCGTATGGTTGCGCCGCGCCATCTATCACCGTCCGGATACCTGGACGGCCCATTTCCAGCTTGCCGAGGTCTATCGTGCCGCCGGTCAGGTCGAACAGGCCAGGCGTGAATATCGGGTGGTCCTCGGCCAGCTTGAGCGCCCTGCCCTGCAGTTGTCAGCTGGTCTAGAGCTTATCGGCCTGCCGGCCCTGCCGCTTGGCGATGTGCGCGAACTGTGCCGCAGCTGTCTAGAACGGCTCAAGGACCCAGAGGTCTGA
- a CDS encoding winged helix-turn-helix domain-containing protein, which produces MGEKRALLAEQDAQIRKLMCDGTPDQLKLPFALWSRQAVRQLILDCFGIELRPQGEGKYLVRWGLTPQKPIRRAYEQSPPAGKTWLEETYPDIARRAKGDLKKATVSHLRRLLNSPQRIMCYFQHPKLHDAA; this is translated from the coding sequence GTGGGCGAGAAGCGGGCGCTGTTGGCGGAGCAGGACGCCCAGATACGCAAGCTCATGTGCGACGGGACACCGGATCAGCTGAAGCTGCCGTTTGCGCTGTGGAGCCGGCAGGCGGTGCGGCAGTTGATCCTCGACTGTTTTGGCATCGAGCTCAGGCCGCAGGGGGAGGGCAAGTACTTGGTGCGCTGGGGATTGACGCCCCAGAAACCGATTCGGCGCGCCTATGAGCAAAGCCCGCCGGCGGGCAAGACGTGGCTTGAGGAGACCTACCCGGATATTGCCCGGCGCGCCAAGGGCGATCTGAAGAAGGCGACCGTCAGCCACCTGCGCCGCCTTCTCAATTCCCCCCAACGCATCATGTGCTACTTCCAGCATCCCAAGCTCCATGATGCCGCGTAA
- a CDS encoding DUF2272 domain-containing protein, with product MRIFSPFAPVKAVAAALLALFMASCAAPPVLPPVSGGSWLGHPIGTPPLPNPRLKQAIIHQAEQEWRFFGRQEVVFAGGIESIPLVGDWEDDGPRQSERVNAYWRAVGHPELTGMDCQKPWSAAFIGWVMQEANVPMDQFRPTIAHWEYLAELIARAPEPGRYFVPRRIQDYSPEPGDLICASRPPFQPLLIDGYIDPMSLGGLKAHCDLVVHKQGRTLEAIGGNVRNSVSRVRLELDPQGHLQPLSRRPWFLIMQNRL from the coding sequence ATGCGGATCTTTAGTCCCTTCGCCCCTGTCAAGGCCGTAGCGGCAGCGCTCCTGGCGCTGTTCATGGCCTCCTGCGCCGCCCCGCCCGTACTCCCCCCTGTATCCGGGGGGAGCTGGCTGGGCCATCCCATCGGTACCCCACCCCTCCCCAACCCGCGTCTGAAGCAGGCCATCATCCACCAGGCCGAACAGGAATGGCGTTTCTTTGGGCGTCAGGAGGTGGTCTTTGCGGGAGGCATTGAAAGCATTCCCTTAGTCGGCGACTGGGAGGATGACGGACCGCGGCAAAGCGAACGGGTGAATGCATACTGGCGCGCCGTCGGTCATCCCGAGCTCACCGGTATGGACTGTCAAAAACCCTGGTCGGCGGCCTTCATCGGCTGGGTGATGCAAGAGGCCAACGTCCCAATGGATCAATTCAGGCCGACGATCGCCCATTGGGAATATCTCGCCGAACTCATCGCGCGCGCGCCCGAACCGGGTCGCTATTTTGTGCCGCGGCGCATCCAGGACTACAGCCCAGAACCGGGCGATCTGATCTGCGCGTCACGTCCTCCCTTTCAGCCCCTGCTGATCGATGGCTATATCGATCCTATGTCTTTAGGCGGATTGAAGGCACACTGCGACCTGGTCGTCCATAAACAAGGGCGGACCCTGGAGGCGATCGGCGGCAATGTGCGCAACTCGGTCTCGCGGGTGCGCCTTGAACTCGACCCTCAAGGGCACTTGCAACCTCTGTCCCGCCGCCCCTGGTTTTTGATCATGCAGAACCGTTTATGA
- a CDS encoding winged helix-turn-helix domain-containing protein, whose translation MPIPDYQTLMLPLLRCLADGQARGKQELVTSLAAQFNFTPAEREALLPSGRQPIFYNRASWAATYLKKAGLLSAPHRGLLQITDRDQAILHEAPEHIDCQFLRRFPEFVTFRLPLRVGKHQEVMSLKTEVSEQALEEAIEIAYQQLRARLADEFIARILDCSPTFFEQVVLDLLVRMGYGGSRPEAAARLGRTSDGGIDGILKEDRLGLDVIFIQAKRWQGPVGRPEIQRFVGALQGQHAKKEIFITTSSFHARGPHLCGQDRDQDRSARRQTVCRADDRL comes from the coding sequence ATGCCGATCCCAGATTATCAGACCCTGATGCTGCCGCTATTGCGTTGTCTCGCCGACGGACAGGCGCGGGGCAAGCAGGAGCTGGTTACCTCCTTGGCCGCCCAATTCAACTTCACGCCCGCTGAACGCGAGGCGCTTTTACCCAGTGGTCGACAGCCGATCTTCTACAACCGTGCCAGTTGGGCAGCAACCTATCTCAAAAAGGCGGGGCTCCTGAGCGCACCGCACCGCGGCCTGCTACAGATCACCGATCGCGATCAGGCGATCCTGCATGAGGCGCCAGAGCACATCGATTGTCAGTTTCTCCGACGCTTTCCCGAGTTCGTCACCTTTCGCCTCCCCTTGCGAGTTGGCAAGCATCAAGAGGTGATGTCACTCAAGACCGAGGTGAGCGAGCAGGCACTCGAGGAAGCGATCGAGATTGCCTATCAGCAACTGCGCGCACGGCTTGCCGATGAGTTCATCGCACGTATCCTCGACTGCTCGCCCACCTTTTTCGAGCAAGTGGTGCTCGATCTCTTGGTGCGGATGGGCTATGGCGGCTCGCGGCCCGAGGCCGCTGCCCGACTGGGACGGACCAGCGATGGCGGCATCGATGGGATCCTCAAGGAGGATCGCCTGGGGCTGGATGTCATCTTCATCCAGGCCAAACGCTGGCAAGGCCCTGTAGGTCGGCCAGAGATCCAGAGGTTCGTCGGTGCCCTTCAGGGGCAACACGCTAAGAAGGAGATCTTCATCACCACCTCTTCATTTCACGCCAGAGGCCCTCACCTATGCGGTCAGGATCGAGACCAGGATCGTTCTGCTCGACGGCAAACAGTTTGCCGAGCTGATGATCGACTATGA
- the prfB gene encoding peptide chain release factor 2 (programmed frameshift) — translation MSDINPLLNQIEDLKGRLESLRGYLNYAEAKDRLTEVMRELEDPLLWNDPERAQALGRERARLESIVLKIDRLSNALTEAEDLLTLAAEESDESAIAALAADLEAYEAEVAELEFRRMFSGEMDACNAFLDIQAGSGGTEAQDWAEMLLRMYLRWGERKGFKAELLEVSPGEVAGIKSATIKFDGDYAFGWLRTEIGVHRLVRKSPFDSGNRRHTSFAAVFVSPEIDDSIEIEINPADLRIDVYRASGAGGQHVNRTESAVRITHLPTGIVVQCQNDRSQHKNRDQAMKQLRAKLYELEMQKRRASQQALEESKADIGWGSQIRSYVLDQSRIKDLRTGVEIANTQAVLDGNLDPFIEASLKSGL, via the exons ATGTCCGATATCAATCCGCTGCTCAATCAGATCGAAGATCTCAAGGGACGCCTGGAGTCCCTCAGGGGGTATCTT AACTACGCCGAGGCCAAGGATCGACTCACCGAGGTCATGCGCGAGCTCGAGGATCCCTTGTTATGGAACGATCCGGAGCGCGCGCAGGCCCTAGGGCGCGAGCGGGCGCGGCTTGAGTCCATAGTGCTCAAGATCGACCGGCTGAGCAATGCCCTCACCGAGGCCGAGGACCTCCTGACGCTAGCTGCCGAGGAATCGGACGAATCGGCCATCGCTGCCCTGGCCGCCGACCTCGAGGCCTATGAGGCCGAGGTCGCCGAGCTTGAGTTTCGCCGGATGTTCTCGGGCGAGATGGACGCCTGCAATGCCTTCCTCGACATCCAGGCGGGGTCAGGCGGCACTGAGGCCCAGGACTGGGCCGAGATGCTGTTGCGCATGTATCTGCGCTGGGGTGAACGCAAGGGGTTCAAGGCCGAGCTGTTGGAGGTCTCACCCGGGGAGGTGGCCGGTATCAAGTCGGCGACCATCAAGTTCGACGGCGACTATGCCTTTGGTTGGCTGCGCACCGAGATCGGGGTCCATCGGCTGGTGCGCAAATCGCCCTTTGATTCGGGCAACCGGCGGCATACCTCGTTCGCTGCGGTCTTCGTCTCGCCCGAGATCGACGACTCGATTGAGATCGAGATCAACCCCGCGGATCTGAGGATCGATGTCTATCGCGCCTCGGGCGCCGGCGGTCAGCATGTCAACCGCACTGAATCAGCGGTGCGCATCACCCATCTGCCAACGGGGATCGTGGTCCAGTGCCAAAACGACCGTTCGCAACACAAAAACCGCGATCAGGCGATGAAACAACTGCGCGCCAAGCTCTATGAGCTCGAGATGCAAAAACGCCGTGCCAGCCAGCAGGCCTTGGAAGAGAGCAAGGCCGATATCGGCTGGGGCAGCCAGATCCGCTCCTATGTCTTGGATCAATCGCGGATCAAGGATCTGCGCACCGGTGTCGAGATCGCCAACACCCAGGCAGTCTTGGATGGCAACCTCGATCCCTTCATCGAGGCGAGCCTCAAAAGCGGGCTGTAG
- the lysS gene encoding lysine--tRNA ligase → MNDESYSDPTLVQHAEDENRLIAQRRDKLAHLRAQGSAFPNNFRRNALASELHASYGILDNEDLETRLIPVRIAGRLMSRRVMGKASFAHIQDMSGRIQIFIQRETVGDEVYEFFKRELDLGDILGVSGRLFKTKTGELSVRCDQIRLLVKSLRPLPEKFHGLTDTETRYRQRYLDLIVNPESREVFRLRGAIVRFIRQYLDGRGYLEVETPMMQPIPGGAVARPFITHHNALDMPLFLRIAPELYLKRLVVGGFEKVYELNRNFRNEGLSTRHNPEFTMLEFYEAYADYQDLMDLTEDLLRRLALAVLGTTQISYQGETYDLAHPFMRLTLREALLRFNPELSPQDLDDRARLRAFLEGCGIQTQADWGPGKLQYELFEQTVEERLLEPTFITAYPTEVSPLARCNDQDPSVTDRFELFIGGREIANGFSELNDPEDQAERFRTQAAAKEAGDQEAMYYDADYVRALEYGLPPTAGEGIGIDRLVMLFTDSPSIRDVLLFPQMRPES, encoded by the coding sequence ATGAACGACGAATCATACTCCGACCCCACCCTCGTTCAGCACGCCGAGGACGAAAATCGCCTGATCGCCCAGCGGCGCGACAAGCTTGCCCATCTGCGCGCCCAAGGCTCGGCCTTTCCCAACAACTTCCGGCGCAATGCCCTGGCCAGTGAGCTCCATGCCTCCTATGGCATATTGGACAACGAGGATCTGGAGACGCGTCTGATCCCCGTCAGGATCGCGGGGCGATTGATGAGCCGAAGGGTGATGGGAAAGGCGAGCTTTGCGCATATCCAGGACATGTCCGGGCGCATCCAGATCTTCATCCAGCGCGAGACGGTGGGTGATGAGGTCTATGAGTTCTTCAAGCGCGAGCTCGATCTCGGCGACATCCTCGGGGTGTCGGGCCGGCTCTTTAAGACCAAGACGGGGGAGCTGTCTGTGCGCTGTGACCAGATCCGCTTGCTGGTGAAGTCGCTGCGCCCGCTGCCCGAGAAGTTTCACGGGTTGACCGATACCGAGACCCGCTATCGCCAGCGTTATCTGGATCTGATCGTCAACCCAGAGAGCCGCGAGGTCTTTCGGTTGCGCGGCGCCATCGTGCGTTTCATTCGCCAATATCTAGATGGGCGTGGTTATCTCGAGGTCGAGACCCCCATGATGCAGCCGATCCCAGGGGGGGCAGTAGCGCGTCCCTTCATCACCCATCACAATGCCCTCGACATGCCGCTCTTTTTGCGCATCGCCCCTGAACTCTATCTCAAACGCCTGGTGGTGGGTGGGTTCGAGAAGGTCTATGAGCTCAACCGCAACTTCAGGAACGAGGGGCTGTCGACGCGCCACAACCCAGAGTTCACCATGCTCGAGTTCTATGAGGCCTATGCCGACTATCAGGACCTCATGGACCTCACCGAAGACCTCTTGCGCCGACTAGCGCTTGCGGTCTTGGGGACCACCCAGATCAGTTATCAGGGGGAGACCTATGACCTCGCGCACCCCTTTATGCGCCTGACTCTGCGCGAGGCCCTATTGCGTTTCAACCCCGAGCTTTCCCCCCAGGACCTCGATGATCGCGCGCGCCTGCGCGCCTTTCTTGAGGGCTGCGGGATCCAAACCCAGGCCGACTGGGGGCCGGGCAAGCTCCAATACGAGCTCTTCGAGCAGACGGTCGAGGAGCGACTCTTAGAGCCGACCTTCATCACCGCCTATCCGACCGAGGTCTCGCCGCTGGCGCGCTGTAACGACCAGGACCCGAGCGTGACCGATCGCTTCGAGCTGTTCATCGGGGGACGCGAGATCGCCAACGGGTTCTCCGAGCTCAATGACCCAGAGGACCAGGCGGAACGCTTCCGCACCCAGGCGGCGGCGAAGGAAGCAGGCGACCAGGAGGCCATGTATTACGATGCCGATTATGTGCGCGCCCTGGAATATGGTCTACCGCCGACGGCAGGGGAGGGGATCGGGATCGATCGCTTGGTGATGCTTTTCACCGACTCACCCTCGATCCGCGATGTCCTGCTCTTTCCTCAGATGCGCCCCGAGTCCTGA
- a CDS encoding YgfZ/GcvT domain-containing protein, giving the protein MTNQWGDFLQTRFGASIDEFGVVHFPEPSPAADCQLFDLSHLGLIAAVGPDAAEFLQGQLTNDVRELSNRHTHLTAHCSHKGRVIALFRAMRLGETFYLQAPAELIAPTLERLRRFVLRSKLSLNEASAALVRIGVAGHSAADLLSRQGLPIPERDNGLERYDALALIRLPAPVPRFELLGPFAEISALWQALIPQASPAQAGDWRRLDIEAGLPNVYERTSELFVPQMLNLQLIDGVSFHKGCYTGQEVVARMQFLGRLKRRMYLAEVECPTPPQPGDELFAPASTSQQTDGWVVDAYPLTDVRHLLLAVAEIAAVEAGEIRLGPDGPPLRLREPPYGFADTTR; this is encoded by the coding sequence ATGACAAACCAATGGGGCGATTTTCTCCAGACAAGGTTCGGGGCCTCGATCGATGAGTTCGGCGTTGTTCACTTCCCCGAACCGTCCCCAGCCGCTGATTGTCAACTGTTTGATCTCTCGCATCTCGGGCTGATCGCAGCCGTGGGTCCGGATGCGGCGGAGTTTCTCCAGGGGCAACTGACCAATGATGTCCGCGAGCTATCCAACCGCCACACCCATCTGACCGCACATTGCAGCCACAAGGGACGGGTGATCGCACTCTTTCGGGCGATGCGCCTCGGCGAGACCTTTTATCTCCAGGCCCCAGCCGAGCTCATCGCACCGACCCTCGAGCGGCTCAGGCGCTTTGTCCTGCGCTCCAAGCTGAGCCTCAACGAGGCGAGCGCTGCGCTCGTCAGGATCGGGGTTGCAGGTCACTCAGCCGCCGATCTTTTGAGCAGGCAGGGGCTGCCCATCCCCGAGCGCGACAATGGGCTTGAGCGCTATGATGCCTTAGCCCTTATCCGCCTGCCCGCCCCCGTGCCGCGCTTTGAACTCCTCGGGCCCTTCGCCGAGATCAGCGCCCTCTGGCAGGCGCTGATCCCTCAGGCCTCCCCCGCCCAGGCCGGCGATTGGCGGCGGCTCGATATCGAGGCGGGATTGCCGAACGTCTATGAGCGCACCAGCGAGCTCTTCGTTCCTCAGATGCTTAACCTCCAGTTGATCGATGGGGTGAGCTTTCATAAGGGCTGTTATACGGGCCAGGAGGTGGTCGCGCGGATGCAGTTTCTGGGGCGCCTCAAGCGGCGCATGTATCTCGCCGAGGTCGAGTGCCCTACTCCGCCCCAGCCCGGCGACGAGCTCTTTGCACCGGCCAGCACCTCGCAACAGACCGATGGCTGGGTGGTCGATGCCTATCCCCTCACCGATGTGCGCCATCTGCTATTGGCGGTTGCTGAGATCGCTGCGGTCGAGGCAGGCGAGATCCGACTCGGGCCCGATGGCCCGCCGCTTCGCCTGCGCGAACCGCCCTATGGGTTTGCCGATACAACGAGATAG